A genome region from Arachis duranensis cultivar V14167 chromosome 8, aradu.V14167.gnm2.J7QH, whole genome shotgun sequence includes the following:
- the LOC107461315 gene encoding uncharacterized protein LOC107461315, with translation MGTGQHFSQYLVKCIEANLKTARCFTVTVYDRDNSEYTVVETTPTGSFSLGTYRVSLGSKTCDCGYFQALHFPCPHALAYCAYSRLTWQPYVHQVYRLSSVFGVYQMGFTPPIPEGFWPPYAGPTVIPDPNIRRAREGRPRSTRIRTNMDDADPHRPKRCGLCRQPGHTRRSCPQAAGPSGNAGNY, from the coding sequence ATGGGTACTGGACAACATTTCAGTCAATACCTAGTAAAGTGTATCGAGGCCAACCTGAAGACTGCCAGGTGCTTCACGGTGACTGTTTATGACAGGGATAACTCGGAGTACACCGTGGTTGAGACGACTCCGACAGGTTCATTCTCACTAGGTACGTACAGGGTATCATTAGGGTCAAAGACTTGTGATTGTGGATACTTCCAAGCACTTCATTTCCCGTGTCCTCACGCCCTGGCCTACTGTGCTTATTCACGTCTGACATGGCAGCCTTACGTCCACCAGGTCTATCGCCTTAGTTCCGTTTTCGGTGTCTATCAGATGGGATTTACACCACCCATTCCGGAGGGTTTCTGGCCACCATATGCCGGGCCTACTGTTATACCGGATCCGAACATAAGGCGTGCGAGGGAGGGTCGTCCAAGGTCCACACGCATTCGCACCAATATGGATGATGCAGATCCGCACCGGCCAAAGAGATGTGGCCTCTGCAGGCAGCCAGGACACACCCGTCGTAGTTGTCCACAAGCCGCAGGACCCAGCGGGAATGCTGGGAA